In Palaemon carinicauda isolate YSFRI2023 chromosome 32, ASM3689809v2, whole genome shotgun sequence, the genomic stretch attgggtcaaaggtcaaggtcacgtgaaggtaaaaaagtctttttgctatatcggggtcaatttttatccgatttgcattaaactagtgccaaaatgtgcataattcaattgcctatcttgaaatatattatcaAACGAAATATATACCATGATataggcggaggtatgcgctctaccgagttcccgttctagttattattattattattattgttgttgttgttattgttgttgttattattgttataattattgtaattattattgttattattattactatttcatagtTTTTTAAGCTGAATGCTACTAAAATAGAGCTTCAGGAATATCTTTTTCCTTATAAATAAGTTGtttgaaaatctttaaaaataattccTGATTCCTTATTTAAGCTCTAGAAAACTCgtgaattataatagaaataataacgataataataatatgatacatCCAATTTCATTGTAGATTAATAACCAAtcaaatatacaaataatttttagttatatatatgattaattcgaAATTAATTTCGTATTATGTAAGAAATTAAACTATAGAAAACGGATTTATGTTTATAATAGTATCCCATAGAATTATTATTGTACGTTTTCTATTACGAGATGAAcgttttctattattatatttaatgGGAAACTTTAAAATTATAGCTTTGATTCTAGAAATGTTGCATACTTGACAGACAGCAATGTCTTATGAGGATAGTTACCATTATCATGCGTAAAATGGACTGTATTAAACTATATTTAATCGATTAAAAGAATATATCCTACGATAACATTAGAATTAAATCACGGAGGGAGTCACCTAGGCCCCTAACAGTAGACGCACCTGTTAGGTGACTCAAAGAGACACCTGTTTAGGTGACTCAAATTTTTACTTATGCGGTGGTGTAAACTAAATGTCCCCGTCGGTAAATTCCCGAAGATTGGCGGTTTTTTCCCGTTGTATCttcctctcaagagagagagagagagagagagagagagaggagagagagagagagagagagagagagagagagagagagagagatgtggtgctGTCAGATTGACAtatatactttgagagagagagagagaggagagagagagatgagagagagagagagaagagagagagagagagtgctgtcaGACTGACaatatactttgagagagagagagagagagagagagagaggagagagagagagagagagagagagagagatgagagagaggagagaggagagagagagagagagtgctgtcaGACTGACATATActttgaggaagagagagagagagagagagagagagagagagagagagagagagagagagagagagcgagagagcgagagagagagagagggagagagagagagagagagagagagagagagagagagagaggaggatgagagagagagagagagagcgagagcgagagcgagagagagagagagaggagagagagagagtgagagagagagagagagagagagagagagagagagagagagagtgctgtcaGACTGACATATActttgaggaagagagagagagagagagagagagagagagagagagagagagagagagagagagaggagagagagagagagagtgctgtcaGACTGAcatatactttgagagagagagagagagagagagagagagagagagagagagaagagagaggagagagagagagagaaagagagagagagagagagagagagagagagagatgtggtgctgtcgagcgagagagagagagagagaggagagagagagggatgagagagagagcgcgagatgAGGAGCTGGCGAGAGGAGAGCGACGATCGCTGGTGCTGTCCAGCTGATCATATCCTACATTGCAGAGACAACTAACACATCAACACAACAGTGATAGTGATACCAtaatcttgttatatatatataaacgagtggtggtgagtttgctgtgagcgattaagacaaaattctcccaccatcaccagcgtggtgatggaaactggtcaaaccccagacatgaataagggcatgtctgaggcctttgtcctgcaatggactagaaatggctgcattttttgttgatatctgtctaactatctatctttatatatatatagtatatatatatatatatatatatatatatatatatatatatatatatatatatatataatatatatagtttatttcatttcctcactgggctatttttcctcattGGAGCCGTtaggcttgtaacattctgcttatcccaaccagggttatagtttggctattcatcatcatcatcatcatcatctcttacgcctattgacacaaagggcctcagttagatttcgccagtcgtctctatcttgagctcttaaattcaatacttctccattcatcatctcttacttttgcacttcatagtcctcagccatgtaggcctgggtcttccaactcttctagtgccttgtggagcccagctgaacgtttggtgaactaatctctcttggggagtgggaagagcatgcccaagccatctccatctacccttcatcatgatttcatccacatatggcatttgagtaatctctcttatagttttatttctaatcggtGTCCTGCTATtttagcctttgatagtgtgcaccggccaattctgtggagagtcctgcgttattatggaatttctcttaaatatgtaaatttgattaagtctgttcatgagcataggaaaagcaaagttaatgttagtggagccctatcaaatgaatttccggtgaacagtggagtactccaagggaatgtgttgtcacctatgttgttttgtaatgcatagaacaatcggtaatggcggagaaggattagactggattaggtgataggaattaagcagagtatggtgatgatgctgtccttgtaagcagaacaccgcaggatttgcaatgcttgcttaccagaatgcatgaaatatcacacgaggttggggtcaagataaataaaagaaagacagagataatgagaactgagtatgcaatggaagatgaaatatcattggaaggaaaaaggattaatgaggtagaatcattcaagtatatatgaactatgatctccaatacagggtctttagaattagagtttagtgaaatattaaaaaaaaaggcaaatcagacaatggctaggttaagtgaaatttggaaatcaaatcgcctgaaattacatataaaaatcagactatatatcagtttagtgagatcggtgttactgtatggacatgagtcatggtatgacaatgaaacaatctccaatagatttagtagatttgagataaaagccctcagaagaatattgggaataatagaaatgataataataataataataatgatgatgataatgataatgatgattatatagatTAAGTTTATATAATAACGAAAAACTTAGGCGAGCGTTTACGGTTGTCATATGCTCGTTCTAGACTCCTAAGGTGTGTTGCAAAGATACTAAACATTAGCCTTTATTTAAGAAGTTGATGGTACTCTATATAGAATAGCTGTTTGTCATTGGAGTTTTAAAGTAGTTgaataagatattttgtttttatttattgatgtttattgctttatatatatatatatatatatatatatatatatatatatatatatatatatacatatatatattatatatatatgtatatatatatatatatatatgtatatatatatatatatatatatatatatatatatatatatatatatatatatatatatatatatatatatatatatatacatatatatatatatatatatatatatatacatatatatatatatatatatatatatatatatatacatatatatatatatatatatatatatatatatatatatatatatatgtatatatatatatatatatatatatatatatatatatatatatatatatatatatatttatacaatcttctaggaggacactccaaaatcaaaccattatgttctgatcttgggtagtgccatagcttctgtaccatgcccttccactgtcttggattagagttctcttgcctgagggtacactcgggcatgctattctatcttatttctcttcctctttttttttttttttttttgaaggttttatagtcaATGGCACCTACACTAAAACTAACACCCTTCTCTTATCCGGGCTCGGACAAAAACCGCCATGACTATAGATAAGAAATACAACTATAATTCGAACTCCAGGAAATATGAAAACACGAAACATttctattcaaaatatttattcaatCAGGTACTTGTGACGTTGGCCCTCTAGGTTAAGGGAATTGCATCTAAGCGTAGATTGCGTCTATAAGCGTATTTTGCTGTGAATAAGACTGTAAGCGTATTCATTACTGGAGCAATTTGACACAGGAAGAATATTGTCTTTTGTGTACGAGAGTGAGACCAGTGGACTAGTACAGCAATGTGATGAAGCAGATGTGATTTGTATATGCGTACACAAATGTTTCGGGTGTACGGTGGTGTACGTATACTCTCTTCACATACGTGCGGATGTCTGGCCTCTGTCTgcctcttttcttcttcctcttagtTATATTTCACTGAGGAACCTATTAGAATCCTAGTGAGGAAACTGTTGCAATCCTAGCGAGGAAACCTGTCATCATAATGAGGAAATTGTTGGAATCTCAGCGAAGACACTGTTGGAGCCATACTGAGGAAACTGTCGGAATCCAAGCGAGGTCACTGTCGGAATCCTAGTGAAGACACTGTTAGAATCTTAGCAAGGTCACTGTTGGAATCCTAACGAGGATGTTGTTGGAGCCCCACCTAGGAGACTGTTGGAATCCTAGTGAGGATGCTGTTGGAGCCCCACCTAGGAAACTATTGGAATCCTAGTGAGGACACTGTTGGAATCAACCGAGGAAACTGTCTGAATCCTAGCAAGGACACTGTGGCAATCCTTGTGAGGACATCGTTGTAGCCCTTCCGATGAGATCCTTGGAATCAAATTGAGGACACTATCTGAATTATACGGCGGACGCTGTTGGAGCCCGTTGAAATCTTACTGAGGAAACTGTTGGAATCTTCGTAATTGGTCGAGGAACTCCAAAGCCTGTTGGCCGCACTGGTACACGAGCTGCCTCTCAGGAATGGGAATTAGGATTCCTTTTTTGTAATGGTGCCTGGAATGACAGGAGATAGTTTTGGAAATGGAGTCTGGAGTAACTTTAGGATTTGAAGGGGTCTAACTAACTACCAACGATAAAAGGGTTTAAAGTTCTATCATAACCTCTTTGATATTATTCAGTTTTCTAAATGGTTCATTTATACTTTTGATTCATTCACAAAATAAAGGAATATTATCTCAAATGAACAATTATTTTCTTGTGGATCTCTACAGAAGAAGGACTCAGACTTACCTCAGACCTCTGGCGAAGTTGTTGTAAGACAAATCGGTGGTGTTTTCATTCCGCGAAGCCCAGATCTTGGCAATGACCTGTGGTTGTCTGAGCCTGAATACTCCTCGCTCTTCGTCCTCCCATTCGATGAGGTCCGGGTTGGTCCTCGGGTCAACCAGGAGTCGCATCAGGAACTCCCAATTTTTGGGGCCCCTTACTGcaaaatggaaaatttattttaagtCTTCTGGACGGATCTAAAAATGACAGGAATTCCTAGTTCTTGGAGAGGAGAATATTGTTATTAATTAAATCTTCTGAGGGGATCTAAAAAGACTAGTTCTTGGGTCCCCTTACTGCAGAGGAGAATATTGCTATTAAATCTTCTGGAGGGATCTAAAAAAGTCTAGTTCTTGGGTCCCCTTACTGCAGAGGAGAATATTGCTATTAAATCTTCTGGGGGATCTAAAAAAGACTAGTTCTTGGGTCCCCTTACTGCAGAGGACAATATTGCTATTAAATCTTCTAGAGGGATCTAAAAAAGACTAGTTCTTGGGTCCCCCTACTGCAGAGGAGAATATTGCTATTAAATCTTCTGGAGGGATCTAAAAAGACCAAGATTTTCATCAAACAAATTGATTGTTACTTTCActttaatgttttttcttattcCGTGAGAAGACATTTCTTTAAAGACATTAATTAATTGTTTAAATGAACATTAGAGAAATATCTGAACGGCAACAAGGAATGGATGGAAGTTATTGAAAATTTCACAGTCAGTCCACGAGCAACGAGAGGAAACAGAATTTACTTAAtatatggagaagaagaagaagaaaaagaagaagaagaagaaggagaagacatTCTTACTCACCTCTGTGTTTACGCGTTGCTTGTAGCTTGAACAGAATTTCATTGGCTGGAATTTGTTGGGAATCGACTGCTTGTGTTAGTCCTGTAGCTCCCAACTGGGTGTCTGGAAGAAAAGAGAAGATGAAGCCTGGAGGATATAATCCATCTTGGAGGGATTTAACTGTTCAGGAAACAGAATATAAGAAGTATCAGAGGGCCAATAGGAATTCcttaaatgctataagcccaagggctccagcagtggagaataaactatatgagaagtaattcaGTAACACcttttaaaacagatctttcatttataaactatgaagagagactccaTGTTAgcccgttcaacatgaaaacattcgctgcaagtttgagcttctgaagttccacatgCCACATAATTTGGTATATGTATAGGGACATATGTGGCAAACATctttaacttgaaattaaaaatgcgAGGAATGAAAATGAATCAAAAGAGAGCCTTAATTCACGGTGATAAGAAGCAATCAAACGAGAGTCTAAACTCTGTcgtgaaatgtaaacaaaagagaatCTGAACTCACGGTCAATCAGCTGTGAAGATTCCTCAGGCAATCCAAGATTTCCCGAGGCCTCGCAGTCGTCCAAGTAATGGATGACGTCCTCTAAGGCTAGGTCCCTGAAggattcctgtccgtccaaggcaCTGCTGCCCCTAGGGACGTCTGGGGTGCGATTTCCTGATCCTCTGGAGGAGAAGTGTGTCTCCAGAGGATTGTCTTCGTCTCCAGCCACGTAGAATCCTGTTGCTCCGAGGAGCCCGTCGGAATGAATGCTAGTGGCTCCGTGTGTGTTCCAAGGGGCGTCGTAATCTCCCTCTGGAGGTGAGAGTAGAAATTAGGGTTTTAGTTCTGCTTGCGATACTCCACATTAAGCAGACTGTAAGCGGTTCTTAACGActttggttaatattttttttatataagatttctTCAAGTTATTGGATGTAAAATTACAATTAATGattttcaaagtaaaataattggaaaaaatagaataacactaattatatatatacatatatatatatatatatatatatatatatatatatatatatatatatatatatatatatatctacctcttaCTGTGATCGAACCATAGTCTTTTCAAATGGTGacatgattgatagcgaccttgcctttaATTTGAAACGACTTACGTTCGATCCCGGTGGCAGGTAGAaattgcacgcacacacacacacacacacacacatatatatatatatatatatatatatatatatagatagatagatagatagatagataaatgatataCGAAATGAAAGATTACTATCTCAAAGGCTTTAAGTCACATGCAAAAATTGGACAAATAATTTTCATGACATCTTACCCAGCTGGTGTGGCAACTCCGCTTCGAATCTTAAATTGGAATCCTCTGTGTTTACACCCGGGAGGATCTGGAGACCGGCCTCGGATTCCTCTGAAGACGTCGAGTGGGGAATTGGGTAGAAATCTGGCGTGATTTGAGGCGAGTCTTCGTAAGCCTTGATTGGAAGAAGGAGAAgatttaatttagaaatattattttAGGGAGGATCTGGAGACCGGCCTCAGAATCTTCTGAAGACGTCGAGTGGGGAATTGGATAGAAATCGGGCGTGATCTGAGGCGAGTCTTCGTAACCCTTGATTGGAGGAAGGAGAAGATTTAATTTAGAAATATTGTTTTATGAAAGTTACGATGCTGTGTATGATTAGAGTTAGTTTCTCATTTGATTGATTTAACAGGGGATAGTTAAGATAGAGAAAATGGATGCTCATTTGACTTTTGTTTACGTGAGAAATATGTATTAAATTTAGTTGTTTTTATGGAAGCTCATTTGACTTTTGTTTACGTGAGAAATATGTATTAAACTATCAGTTTTAAATGGTTTAAATTGTAAATTCTGTATTTTGAATAGTTTATCATTCAAATGATTTAACAGACGACAGAATAGAGAGGACTTTAAAAGCTCATTTGATTGTTTACATACGATATATGCATTAAACTCCCAGGTGTTCAAAATGGCGACCGTATACCAAGACCTTGATCAACAATATACCATCACTGTAATTTAGATTATATGGATATTTCTCacaatatcttttctttttttgtttgaaATATTAAATAGAATCTTTCCTCTTCGTTAATTTGCGTCTGTTAATGCGTTAGAAGGacactttaattattttatttgaccTGAGGGAAAGTTTCTCGAAGACAGCTGATCACCAGACTTGCGTTTCAGGGTTTTTTCCCCCTGAAGTTCTTCCTAGTATCCTAGTTTCTAGTGTTTTTAAAACTAGGAAGATTATCACTCTAAAAGTAGAACAATTATTTTCCTTGCTAGTTTTCCCTTAGATAAATCCTTAATggcatttttatttagtttttcaggtaggaaaactt encodes the following:
- the LOC137625755 gene encoding uncharacterized protein — encoded protein: MDPSQLNLMSYPNWFGNIDFDQMVNTYLGENTPPEFEAQIENEDSVYQDGGNWLEAYEDSPQITPDFYPIPHSTSSEESEAGLQILPGVNTEDSNLRFEAELPHQLEGDYDAPWNTHGATSIHSDGLLGATGFYVAGDEDNPLETHFSSRGSGNRTPDVPRGSSALDGQESFRDLALEDVIHYLDDCEASGNLGLPEESSQLIDHTQLGATGLTQAVDSQQIPANEILFKLQATRKHRVRGPKNWEFLMRLLVDPRTNPDLIEWEDEERGVFRLRQPQVIAKIWASRNENTTDLSYNNFARGLRHHYKKGILIPIPERQLVYQCGQQALEFLDQLRRFQQFPQ